The Afipia massiliensis genome has a segment encoding these proteins:
- a CDS encoding amidohydrolase family protein, translating into MLQSLVSEKKIDCDVHVTLPTTAKLMPYLDDYWREQVTTRGIDRLELTSDISNIGPALRPDWKASSDVQTVRRLALEPFGTDIAICNCLYGAQAVYNADLAVALCRAMNDWLAEEFLSKDERLRGSIILPWQHPEKAALEIERLASDRRFVQVSMIAMGDMPLGRRAMWPIYAAAEAHGFPVGIHSGTTYRFAPWTNGWPSYHIEDQVAQSVGVQTQLLSLITEGVFEEYPKLKVVLIDSGVTWLPSFLWRIDKLWRGLRMEVPWLKRSPTEIVSEHVRLTLQPFDGPKDAQVIRELVEQVGEHMLLFSTDYPRWNFDGTDAVPLQGQPDLMRKLRTENPFETYARLREV; encoded by the coding sequence ATGCTTCAGTCCCTGGTCTCCGAGAAGAAAATCGATTGTGACGTTCACGTCACCTTGCCGACAACGGCAAAGCTGATGCCGTATCTCGACGACTACTGGCGCGAGCAGGTCACGACGCGTGGAATCGATCGTCTGGAGTTGACCAGTGACATCTCGAACATCGGTCCGGCCTTGCGGCCGGACTGGAAGGCGAGCAGCGATGTCCAGACAGTCCGGAGACTGGCGCTAGAACCCTTCGGCACTGATATCGCCATCTGCAACTGCCTTTATGGCGCTCAGGCTGTCTACAATGCAGACCTAGCGGTGGCTTTGTGTCGTGCGATGAATGACTGGCTTGCCGAGGAATTCCTGAGCAAGGACGAACGGCTGCGTGGATCGATTATCCTGCCCTGGCAGCATCCGGAGAAGGCCGCGCTGGAAATCGAGCGGCTCGCATCCGACCGGCGATTTGTTCAGGTTTCGATGATAGCCATGGGCGACATGCCGCTCGGTCGTCGCGCCATGTGGCCGATCTATGCGGCTGCGGAGGCCCACGGTTTTCCGGTCGGAATTCATTCCGGCACCACCTATCGGTTCGCGCCATGGACCAATGGATGGCCTTCCTATCACATCGAAGATCAGGTCGCACAAAGCGTCGGTGTGCAAACGCAACTGCTCAGCCTGATTACCGAAGGTGTGTTTGAAGAATATCCGAAGCTGAAGGTCGTGCTGATAGATTCCGGCGTGACATGGCTTCCGTCCTTCCTGTGGCGCATCGACAAGCTCTGGCGCGGCCTGCGGATGGAAGTCCCGTGGCTCAAGAGGTCGCCAACAGAAATTGTGTCGGAGCATGTACGGCTGACGCTGCAGCCCTTCGACGGTCCCAAGGATGCGCAAGTGATTCGGGAGTTGGTCGAGCAGGTCGGCGAGCACATGTTGCTTTTCTCAACCGATTATCCCCGCTGGAATTTCGACGGCACTGACGCCGTGCCGCTGCAAGGGCAGCCGGATCTGATGCGGAAGCTTCGCACGGAAAATCCATTTGAAACCTACGCTCGGCTGCGGGAGGTCTAA
- a CDS encoding amidohydrolase family protein gives MTVIESPQAGVAKKADAGIIDCDIHPLPKNGKSLYPFLPKRWQEHSEQFGGHLRQPFINTTQYPRSAPLICRRDAWPPSGGPPGSDLDFMREQHLDPFNVINGILIPLFGNVGSERNLGYAQALAMAHNDWQVAEWLDKDARLRGTLVVSQDDPVAAVKEIERCARDRRFVQIMLAPRSSEPLGRQRYWPIYEAAEAHNLPLGIHSYGVGGHASTGGGWPSFYMEEHYATTMGGPATMSSLVLEGVFERFSKLRVVLVEIGFAWVPSFVWRMDRLWERMRSEVPHLDHPPSYYVKRNFWYTTQPMEEPGGSDDLRRTFDWVGWDRLLFSTDYPHWDQDDPAYAFSIKLTPAERRQICRDNAEQFYRF, from the coding sequence ATGACAGTTATCGAGAGTCCTCAAGCGGGAGTCGCCAAGAAAGCCGATGCCGGAATCATCGACTGCGATATTCATCCGCTTCCGAAGAACGGCAAGAGCCTGTACCCGTTTTTGCCCAAGCGATGGCAGGAGCATTCCGAGCAGTTCGGCGGGCATCTGCGGCAACCCTTCATCAACACGACGCAGTATCCACGTTCGGCGCCGTTGATTTGCCGCCGCGATGCTTGGCCGCCATCCGGCGGTCCGCCGGGCTCCGATCTCGACTTCATGCGCGAGCAGCATCTCGATCCATTTAATGTGATCAACGGCATTCTCATCCCGCTCTTCGGTAACGTCGGGAGCGAGCGCAACTTGGGATACGCGCAAGCGCTCGCGATGGCGCACAACGATTGGCAGGTGGCGGAATGGCTGGACAAAGATGCGCGCCTGCGTGGCACACTCGTTGTTTCGCAGGACGATCCCGTTGCCGCGGTGAAGGAAATCGAGCGTTGTGCGCGCGATCGGCGTTTCGTTCAGATCATGTTGGCGCCGCGTAGCAGTGAACCGCTTGGGCGGCAACGTTACTGGCCGATCTATGAGGCGGCCGAAGCTCATAACCTGCCGCTTGGTATTCACTCCTATGGCGTCGGTGGGCATGCATCGACAGGAGGCGGCTGGCCGTCATTTTACATGGAGGAACATTACGCCACCACAATGGGCGGACCGGCGACCATGAGCAGCCTCGTTCTCGAGGGCGTGTTCGAGCGTTTCTCCAAGCTCAGGGTTGTGCTGGTGGAAATCGGCTTCGCATGGGTGCCCAGCTTTGTCTGGCGTATGGATCGGTTGTGGGAGCGGATGCGCAGCGAAGTACCCCATCTGGATCATCCGCCGTCATATTATGTGAAGCGCAATTTCTGGTACACGACCCAGCCGATGGAGGAACCGGGCGGGTCGGATGACTTGCGCCGCACCTTCGATTGGGTCGGCTGGGACCGGCTGCTGTTCTCCACCGACTATCCGCATTGGGATCAGGATGATCCCGCATACGCCTTCAGCATCAAGCTGACGCCCGCAGAGCGCCGGCAAATTTGCCGCGACAACGCCGAACAGTTCTACCGGTTCTGA